In one Rutidosis leptorrhynchoides isolate AG116_Rl617_1_P2 chromosome 8, CSIRO_AGI_Rlap_v1, whole genome shotgun sequence genomic region, the following are encoded:
- the LOC139863375 gene encoding protein trichome birefringence-like 36 yields MASSFLLCFFTISLLLFTHFKPTNSSKLEIEELSWLDDDQDEEINMVQSRHESLRKCDFSSGKWVYDQTYPLYDAATCPYLSTRVTCRKNGRPDSDYEKWRWKPHGCNIPRFDALEFLGRMRRKRIMLVGDSIMRNQWESLVCLVESVLPTDRKTVTYAGPTMSFHALDFETSIEFCWAPLLVELKKGRGNKRILHLDLIEENAKYWRAADVLVFDSAHWWTHSDKWTSWDLLMDGKHVAQDMNRMVAYQRGLRTWAKWVDLNLDPRQSRVIFRSMSPRHNRDNGWKCYKQSEPLGYSSHPHVPQEMMVLKGVIEKMRFPVYLEDITAMSALRKDGHPSIYTQAADSGSEKQHRTNHGSADCSHWCLPGVPDIWNEVLNAML; encoded by the exons ATGGCTTCCTCATTCCTTTTGTGTTTTTTCACCATCTCCTTGTTGCTATTTACTCACTTTAAACCGACTAATTCATCAAAACTCGAGATCGAGGAGTTGTCGTGGCTCGATGACGACCAAGATGAGGAGATTAACATGGTCCAGAGCCGTCATGAGTCCCTAAGAAAATGTGATTTTTCGTCTGGAAAATGGGTGTATGATCAAACTTATCCTCTGTATGATGCGGCCACTTGCCCGTATCTTAGTACCAGGGTAACTTGTCGTAAAAATGGTAGGCCTGActctgattatgagaaatggagatGGAAACCACATGGTTGCAACATTCCTAG GTTTGATGCATTGGAGTTTCTTggaagaatgagaagaaaaagaaTAATGTTAGTAGGTGATTCCATAATGAGAAACCAATGGGAGTCTCTTGTGTGCTTGGTTGAATCCGTCTTGCCTACTGATCGCAAAACCGTCACTTACGCAGGCCCAACAATGTCCTTCCATGCCCTG GATTTTGAGACATCAATTGAATTTTGTTGGGCACCACTTCTAGTTGAACTGAAGAAAGGGCGTGGAAACAAGAGGATTTTACATCTGGATTTGATAGAAGAGAATGCTAAGTATTGGAGGGCTGCTGACGTGTTGGTTTTTGATTCGGCACATTGGTGGACCCACTCTGACAAGTGGACCTC GTGGGACTTATTGATGGATGGAAAGCATGTAGCCCAAGATATGAACCGAATGGTTGCATATCAAAGAGGGCTTCGAACATGGGCGAAATGGGTCGATTTGAACCTCGACCCACGTCAATCGCGGGTCATATTTCGTAGCATGTCACCTCGACATAACAG GGACAATGGATGGAAATGCTACAAGCAAAGTGAACCATTGGGTTATTCTAGTCACCCACATGTACCTCAAGAGATGATGGTGCTTAAAGGTGTAATCGAAAAAATGAGATTTCCGGTTTATTTAGAAGATATAACAGCGATGTCAGCTCTACGGAAAGACGGGCATCCATCAATTTACACACAAGCTGCGGATAGTGGATCCGAGAAGCAGCACCGTACAAACCATGGTTCGGCTGATTGTAGCCACTGGTGCCTGCCTGGAGTTCCTGATATATGGAATGAAGTGCTAAATGCAATGCTTTGA
- the LOC139864881 gene encoding germin-like protein subfamily 3 member 2: MFPKMLVLLVIFILYSTINQPTSVSGSDPDPLQDYCLPSPHSHQCKNSSSVTVDDFIFSGIKHPGKFTNKFSGVPVSATVFPALNTLGMSLVRADFEVGGTNVPHYHPRATEIAYVLEGKLYSGFVDTTNKVFAKVIEKGEVMVFPRGVLHFQMNVGKTRATVLGSFDSQNPGSVKLPAALFGSGIDDELLEKAFGLKSKDISKLKKRFG; this comes from the coding sequence ATGTTCCCCAAAATGTTAGTTTTGTTAGTTATATTCATCCTCTACTCTACCATCAACCAACCCACATCCGTATCCGGATCCGACCCGGATCCACTTCAAGACTACTGTCTACCCTCACCTCACTCCCACCAATGCAAAAACTCCTCATCGGTCACCGTTGACGACTTCATATTTTCCGGCATAAAACATCCAGGAAAATTCACCAACAAATTTTCTGGTGTGCCCGTTTCGGCCACAGTCTTCCCGGCCCTGAACACACTTGGAATGTCGTTAGTTAGAGCCGATTTTGAGGTCGGTGGGACCAACGTCCCACATTATCATCCTCGGGCCACAGAGATTGCGTACGTGCTTGAAGGAAAACTTTATTCTGGTTTTGTTGATACGACGAATAAAGTTTTTGCGAAAGTGATTGAAAAGGGAGAAGTTATGGTTTTCCCAAGGGGAGTGTTGCATTTTCAAATGAACGTTGGGAAGACGCGGGCCACGGTTCTTGGGAGTTTTGATAGCCAGAACCCAGGCTCGGTCAAACTTCCCGCAGCCTTGTTTGGATCCGGGATCGATGACGAGTTGTTGGAGAAGGCTTTTGGattgaaaagtaaagatatttcaaAGTTGAAGAAGAGATTTGGGTAA